attttatttttaatcagtgaaattttatattcatttattcatCTCTTTCCACTTCCTTTACTTAATTCAacattattaatttgattttcttttttctttctcgtcGACTGTTTCCCTTATGATTTATTGCGTTTAAACAAAGATTTTAGGGAAAAGAAAACGAATTACGTATAggagattaaaaaataacaatgtgtgaaaaagaaaagcagaATGCAAGCAATTACGTCAGCAACGTTGAAGAGAATGATGAATGGTGAAAAGTCCTTGGGGTGAAAACCAGGTTCATTGAACCTGGACACAGCTGATTCCACTCTATTTATATTCCCACCTCGCCACTCTACACCTCACAACACAACCCATTACCATCgtacactttttttctttattctcagAAACCTTTGATTTTATTTGCGAAGCGTTACGATATGGCGCTAACGATGATGGCAGCGATCGGCATCCGCTCCGGGAAGCAAGAGAAAAATATGCCTCCGGCGCCGGCAGAGAACGAGCTGAAGAAGCGGAACGAGGAGCTCGAGAAGGAGCTCAGAGAAAGCAAGGAGCGAGAGGAGCAGATGAAGCGCGATCTTCAGAGCGCGCGGGAGAGGCTGCGCGTGGCCGAGGAGGCCGAGGAGAGGCTCTGCTCGCAGCTCGGGGAGCTCGAAGCGGAGGCAGTTTACCAGGCACGTGACTACCACGCGCAAATCGTCTCCCTCATGGAACAGCTCTCACGCGCGCAAAGCCTCCTTCTGAGGACCGGCGCCTCCTCCATTCCGCTTCCGTCCTCCTcgtaatcataaataaaaatgtatttactaATAGGTTTTGGCATTTACATATCAGAGTCATTGTGGCTTTTAGATGAATATGATGATGATGCTGACGGCGATCCATATCTGCGTGGATTGTGTCTGTTGTAAAATTTTGTTGATGATCGAGAATAGATTGATGATTGGTGTTGGCgttttgaaaactaaattaGCGTTCATTGGTTTCTCCGTTTTGTAAACTGTCTCGTTTGTGTGAACGTCATTGttccatttcttttttattttcgtgATGTTTGGAtctgaatttcattttcaggaTTGGGGACGCTACTTTGTAGATGGATGTTTCAACACGAAACTCTTACAAAGAAGCAATGGTTCTAATTTCAACGTGCGTATATTCTTTTTTGGATTGAAAACGAAGAACTCTTGAAATCTAAACCAACTTTATGCCATTCCAGGATAATTAATTCGGTCTGCACGTTATCTTCATTTGAGTTCTGTAAGGATTCCTACGTTGATTGAAAATAGGAAAGAAAAATTCCTGAGTGTCCCCTCCTGTGAGCGCTACTTGTCTCGGAGTGGCAATCACGAATTAACACGTGGCAAATGATTATCGAGATTACTTCTAGCAGTTGCCATTAGTTATACGAATTAAGGTCATCTGATAGATTAAAAGCTCAacttaaatatcttaatttaaactttttaattgtaaagtttaacattatttttaaatttatttttaatataaagttgTTGCAAAAATCcatgttttaattaatattttatttaattgatgaatttttttatttttataatttaaaattttgtatataaattttatttcatgttATTATATACTTTAATGAAAGATCTATCTTATTAAAAGTGTCTAGTGATATTTTATCTTCAGATCttaaatttttacaataaaatcttatataaattaattttaattcctATTTTTTACGCTTTagacatatataaattttttatatttatttgatattatttatttttatttattttttaaaagtataaaaatttagttttttataattattttatttattctggTTCATATAAATGTaatatgagagagagagagagagagagagagagagagagagagagagagagagagagagagagagagagagagagagagagagagagagagagagagagagagagagagagagagagagagagagagaggagagagagagagagagagagagagagagagagagagagagagagagagagagagagagagagagagagagagagagagagagagagagagagagagagagagagagagagagagagagagagagagagagagagagagagagagagagagagagagagagagagagagagagagagagagagagagagagagagagagagagagagagagagagagagagagagagagagagagagagagagagagagagagagagagagagagagagagagagagagagagagagagagagagagagagagagagagagagagagagagagagagagagagagagagagagagagagagagagagagagagagagagagagagagagagagagagagagagagagagagagagagagagagagagagagagagagagagagagagagagagagagagagagagagagagagagagagagagagagagagagagagagagagagagagagagagagagagagagagagagagagagagagagagagagagagagagagagagagagagagagagagagagagagagagagagagagagagagagagagagagagagagagagagagagagagagagagagagagagagagagagagagagagagagagagagagagagagagagagagagagagagagagagagagagagagagagagagagagagagagagagagagagagagagagagagagagagagagagagagagagagagagagagagagagagagagagagagagagagagagagagagagagagagagagagagagagagagagagagagagagagagagagagagagagagagagagagagagagagagagagagagagagagagagaggggtAATATTCTATTCTGTAGGTAATGGTGACCACTGAAAACTACCAATCAATAACGTGAAAATCAATCATCTCCTGAAAGGTTCTGCTTCCCattatctctttttctttataagattagacttttaaattattttattttttaaacaattcaactaattttattttattttattttattttacattattggtttgttaaaatttaaagacGAAGGCCTTTTATTTACTcggttttattttcattttaatagaCGCACGTTgctttatgaaaaaaaaaacatggatCAATCATATATGAAAGGTTTCATACAAGATTTATGTATTTCTCATTTTCTACTATtatcacatatttaatattttatcaacaaatattaattacaatacagaatttttaatttttttttccttccgTAAATACTTTACAAAATTGTGTAATAACATAAGACATAGCAACCAATTGGTTTCTCACTAAGATTTGGTACGCGTTGAATCTGTTtttttggtgtaaaattcttcCATTGTTGAAAACTATACAAGAATACGGATGAAGAATTCAGAAAAGTCTGGTTTAATCTAGACCAGCCGTAACAGTTGGCGTGAAAATATCTTCTAGAATTTTCTTTCACACACACAATCCTTAATCtataagataattaaataaGGATCATGTTTACTATTaagaagtttaaaataattcatgaaaataattacattaagtTATATTGATGTTTTTtgttgaacatttttttttaactttttaaataatttattaaataatgtcTTAGGTGTactcattaatatttatttattattagaagaaaaaaaacccATACCCTACTTTCAAAGGTCAACTAGATCAACCAATTAGATTTTCCATCATTTTATCAGAAAAGAAAGAGTGGACCCACTATTCTTATTTAATTCGCATATTGTTCACTAGAATTTGtgatataaaatacatttacttgttagtttttaaatatgtcTGTATTCGTGTTTCTAAATGAAAGTAATTATCACTTTAACTTCTGCATATACTTTTTCGGTTTAAAAATTCATCACCACTTAGAGAATTATAGGGACAAATATGCTTTTTTAAATGAAagttattaaatgttttattgtaaaatatcTTACATAGAAAactactttttcttcttcttctacgtATCTTATAATGGTGACTAGAGTagtgtatttaaatataaaaggattgaattataattttactatcatttatattttataaaattttataaatttgataaatgtaacatctcatttaaatagcataaaacactaaatatcacaaaatcaataaactaaaacaattaattcataaagatatataaaatatttatatgattattcAAAATAACTATAACTCTATCTTTATATACAAAACTCTAAAATAGAACTATTTACTGTGATACTAAAAGTTTCTTCTATTACAACCAAAGAAAAGATTAGCTACAATAAGCAAATTAAACATTTGGATCCTTGCGGGTTGCTCCCCTAACTGCTTATCTCACTTTGTTCTCATCCATAAGGTGATCATTCAAAACATACAACAAAACAATAGATAAACAACACAACAAGggtaaactaatattaaaagaaCAAACATGTCATTCATAAAGTATTATATAAGACTTTCATATTCATCTGAGCACCATACCTAAACATATCAGACATTTAGACTCAAACATCCGCACACATGTGTTATTATCGTGCTATGACGAGTTGTGTACTTGTAGTGGTGAAACAACTGGCCTACCCCAAGCTACCATACAAAGCTAGCTAGTCCGTTAAACAACGCCTTAGGCCAAGGTTAAGCCCTTAGCCTAGAACCTCTTGCTACTCTCACCATATGTCCTACAATAATACACTATTTGAAACATCCATAAAGAATTTCACCTTAAAAACTCTTTTCAAACCATAATTCCAAAATACTTAGAGAACTTCATGCATAAACCAtcataatattcaatatatatatatatatatatatatatatatatatatatatatatatatatatatatatatattcaactaatcatcaaaggattaaaacatatccattttaaaaaattgataactTTATCACAAAAtctatatatctttttaaacatacatatattaaaaGTGTATCTAAACCAGCAAGCTTAACTATCAAAACAAACattgaaaaatcataaaagcaTGAAATATCAAAACATGTAAAGTTTGGAAAAATAGATTGGTGCTGAGCAGCACACCCTTGCAGTTGAGTGTTAACTCTTTAGCAAGTGCATCGATTCGTTCAAGTAATATAGATTGTAAGTCCAGATATCATTTCCCAAAGGATTTGCGTTTGTTTATGTAATTATGATTACTTACTAGTTTAAGCAATAAATATAAACGATGAATGATTCAAGTGTATTACGAACATATGAAAATTACTGAAAATAATGATTATACAACTATATGGGTAAAGACTCATCGGGTTGGATTTCATAATCCAAACTCTAATCACTTAACCATGCAATATATCTCTAACATCTTCATACATTTACATCATAAGTAAACAAGTTCTAATTCCTTAGAAACAAGTTCTAAATCTTCATGTGAAAATATTAATCCCTTAGATATTCAAACACAAGATTTGCATTAAGAAAATATGTTAAGAATGACCAAAAACCTTAGTCTATGTCTAGAACCAAACCTCTTGGTTGTTCTATCCTAGTCTAGGTTCTAAAACACTTTCCAATGATTAGATGTCAACAAAATAGCATATATATTCCATCATGCAAGTGAAAACAAGAGATAGAACACATGAATACAGAAAGATATTCTATTGTATAGAAAAAGCTACAAAGAGTTTAGGTACATTACATCCAACCCTAATGAAATGGAGTTTAGTTACTCCTACACATTCTAGCACACAAGGATAGATATGAAGATGGAAAGGATGAAAGAAAGATGAAGCCTTAAGCTCTAGAAGAGCCTTAACCCATATGAGTTACTAGTAGTCGAATGGTTGGTCAAAATATACTTGAAATGGAAACAATGTGTAACCCTAACACAACCTATGTTGGACCCATGTAAGTGCAAGAGCATAACATGTCTTACATGCACCACTACAAAAAAGGCATTTGATGTCTGCTATTTTTTACATTCAACATCCAACCCATATTCGACGTCTTATTGGAAGACTTCAATTTGACGTCAGATTCCAAGTGTGATGTAAATTGACCTCGACTGCTACGTGGACAGACGTCAATTTTGACGTCGAACCCCTACTAGACTGACatccattttgtttttttttaaattaaattgtttttgcaATATTACAATTCCAGCAcatcacaaaattatatatactatttgtttcaatttattataatactAAAGCAATTCATATCTCCAATAACCAATAACCAATAACTAAAAATCATATCTCCAATAATCACATATCCAATAACTAATAACCAATAATCAATCATatatctagaaaaaccaaaaaacTAACCTTCTTGAAGGGCCAAAAATGATATCACCGTAAGAGTGGAAGGAAGTCATTTTCAAGCAATGGAGATTGGGCACTCTATGCCACCGTGGAGGTCTGTCAACTCGCGCACAAATCTGCACCATAAGAAAAAATTAGTcgatgaaaactaaatttaatcagccaaaactatatttaatcaGTGGAAACTAAGTTTAATGGAAGAAAATCAATGGAAAACATACCTTTGCACCTTCTCAATTTCATGAACGAGCAGCAATGGCAAAAACCTGAAACGAAAACGCGAAAGAAAGTGAGGCTCGCGTACTGATTTTGGGGGTTCAACAGGTCATTTAACGTCAGCCCCTCCAACCCCTGACGTCAAATTAGCTAAAGACGTCGGCCCTCTTTCTCTGCCGACGTGTTACTATGGTAAAAGTTCCAGTTTGGCACCATTTTGGGATATGTTTTCGAGCTTATTGACGTCCATGGGAAGGGGACCTGATGTCTAATACCTATTAGACGTCAGCCCAACTCTATCCAACATCTAATGACTGAAAAAAGTGACCTTTCAATTCTGATTTGGGTGCTTCTATAAGAGGGTTTGACGTATGATGTAGAGAGAGTCGACGTCAATATAAAATTAGATGTTGGGGGAGTGTTTAGCCAACATCTATAAGgttattttacttataaaattgTCATCGCTCatgttttacattttaaaacacGTTTTAGGCCTCTATGCACTCTTTTAATTGTTCTAAAACTTGTCagaaattttatagaaaaaaaaaactaaaaagcaGGAGTTTGTAGATAAATATAGAGAAACTTAACTGATAattttttgatttaattattatttgtttgtatTAGAATGAAAGTGTTGGAGGCGCAAGTGGATGTTTTggaattttaagaataaaagaatgtctattacaatataaattattgggtaaataatttgaaactaaTCTAAAAATTATCATCCTATTACattaacaacattaaatttaatatgCGTGCatgatatataatatgaaaatattggaaaagaaaaataccaATTCcgtagaaaaatattaaattcgtATGTTAACAATTTAAGACTTGCAAAGATTATAAACaagtttaaaaatttgttaatacgacaaaaaaaattaagattctaaattataaaaaaaagcatcttaaaaacatattattcagttaaacactagtaaaaaaaagttttctAACGCGGCTAATACGTCTCGGTTTGCACAAACCAAAGCATATGAAAACGCAGTGGCGGTTTTGCAATTTCAGCAAACTTATAGGCCTTGGTTCaaggggaaccgaggcataatggCTCTATTACCTCGGTTAGAAAACCACCCGAGGCATAATAGCTCTATTATCTCTGTAAATTCTTGACCTGGATCTGACTCCTATGCTGCCAACAATTTGGAAACGACTTACAACACCGGTTCCTCatagaaccgaggtagtaggatTAATTCAAAATGCTGACCATCTGACTTTTGAAGGTTTTAATTCCTTTTGTCGACCTCTTTGGCATCGGTTCTACCAGGCCGAGGCATATAGTTTGCGTATAGGCATCGGTTGGAGGAAggaaccgaggcaatagcggtgtattacctcggttaagtTGATAATCGAGGCAGTATaggtttaatattttcactGCGCGAAGGAAGTTACCCTACTGCAGCACTGTTATTCTCTCTCGCTGCATCCAAGCGAAAATGCCTCTGCTGCATCCAAGCGCTCCGTCATCGCCTCTGCCACAGGGTCGTCGATTGGTAGTCGTCGCCGCTACAGGTCGCGCTCCGCCGCCGCTACAATGTTCActaaagtccttgtgatgataacttgcttgtaagtgtgtttgatatgtggttaaatgaaaggcaaagttgattcatgtgacattgtgatggtagagtgtaaagtgtcacctcactatacacctttgagtttgagtgaaacacttttgagtgcttgagtgaaacactatctttggtgaggaatagttccatgcacATAGGGTAACATTCTGTCTGCTTGGTGATCGCTCATAAGGTTGTTGCATttgttgtgtatgtcttgattatgtgagcaccatagttgaagcttgattggctaaagcatcattatatcttgactaatctttctatgatgagcagacatgagtgatttacttgtcctagaggaaaatgttttttgatGTGCttgaccattgtagtatgattattttgtttaagccaatttacattttgcttgaggacaagcaaagtttcaagtttggggttgtgataacagttgaatataccgttatctgtgatgcaattttgatactaaatcaactatttttgacttagaagcttgcttgaactcatgttttccatttagttttgtgaataagtgagtatagggtataattaattattttatcactaaattcccttgattttgtaggttattggaatgatatAAAAGAGGAGGtaaagtaccaaggagttggaatgcagaaaaagagaaaaagacgtagtgcagaaaagtcaagaTGAAGTTGAGCGCCAGAAAGGGGCCCTGAGCGCTAGCCAGTCAAGGCCGAGCGCCAGAAAGGGGCCCTGAGCGCCAGTTTCATGTATCGCACAAAGCTTGGGCACCCTtttaggggcgctgagcgctagttttctcgcaagctcgcctgggcgccctaagttAGGACGCTGAGCGTTggcgacgttggcccatgatccaatttagctgtatataaggacttgggcgtcctagagggagtatcttttgacataattgacacaaattcatattttttcaaCTCTTTGGAGGCAGAAGTGGATTCAGAAGCTCTCCTCttcggtttttagggtttatctttcattctcaattcattgttcatctagattctccatgacaatggggaacaaaattcaatttattgttgggggataatgtaaccttgtgaacactcatgtatttgaattggttttaattgatatttgcttctttcattaattgttagggttattcgtctttgctctatgcttgttatgtttaactcattcatgacatgatcattggttttcgtgatatggacacatacggggaaacccaatctggagaattgctcccaaaaaagtattgcctagacatagggatatgagttttggttatcttaagcttctaagcgtaatgcataattaattactaaggatacaagacattgtgatctagtaattaaggataggctttcttcgccgagacatcaggttttaagtaatttagaaagtgatattaacattaatgaagaagatgaattcatatatgcattagagtaaactaggtgaaatctaaaccccaacaacatattcatctcatattttcaatatcatccattcatctttgtgtttttcttcaattgatcaaaagtgcattcatatttactttcttgtttttgcattcaaaaccctaaattgttcttcaaagtcttaattagttaagtaattatatGACTGTTTAGTGttgtgagtctcttgggaaacgatacttggtcttaccaattattattacttgattcAATTCGGTACACATGTCGAGGTCTTAATAACCGCACTGTCTCCCACTGTTGCCTCCGTAACTTCCACGGTCCTCGTTGTCGTTGTCGTGGTCCTCCTTGGCTTGGTAagtgaaattttttcttttgtgtttgcCATTGTGAATATTTGGGTCCAAGTAGAGTATACATTATATTGTAAGATAGTTTATAAGCCTAGGTTGTAGAAATTACTTGGTTTATGAGtaaaaataagataagttttgtTGCAATAATGTCACTAATTgatgtattatttgtttttgttcagatattgtgtttttgtggttaaattttatagtttctAAAACGCGGACATTCTCCATTGTTGACTCGTTTTCACGCTCCCAGgtaaatattcttaaaattttccttttaatataaacatataattatatgtttgcttgaatatattatttgtttgaatgtATTGTATGTTggatatgaaattatttaattgcttgaatatattgtttgcttactttgttatattttacatatgtattatttgtttgcttgaatatatattgttgttgagaattagccttagtttcccgtttgagattcaatacaaaaattatttacaatctccaaatttttttgaagaaatgtacttttttcaaatgaatagagaggagatagtaataataatttacaagtattaaatcttgaattgtccggttggacagtttaagaagagtaataactttttcatagtttattaatacatatcaatttaaatatacatgtcttaaatttcatgaaaatttatcgttgtgttttgtattgatcttcgggtgcatatttgattgtgatttataatcactttcatttggtgtaacctgaagaccaatgcgaaatgctggcaaaatttcgtgaaattttagatatgttgtttaaaatttatatgtttaataaactaaaaaaatgaatcttcttgaatgggatagggtcatgataacggttgatttcaccgttatttgagagtaaattttgataacaaatgaaccctttttgacttagaaactttcttgttctcttatttttagtttattctGATGAATacgagagttgaggttataactgaagattttattactaaattcccttgattttgtaggaaactaggatgaattggaagaggagttaaatgtCAATAAGTTGGAACACAAAAAGGACAGAAAGAGCACCAGAAGAGAAGGTTGCTAAAGGTCGCAAGACGCTTAGGTGCCTTCTTATGGGGCCTTCAGCGCAGGAGCCTCGCAGTCACACCTGAGCGCCCtctttggggcgctgagcgccctctttggggcgctgagcgccaactGATATGTAATGTCTCACGCCTGGACGCCCTAAGTAGGGCGCTGAGCAGTGtcaacgttggcccatgatccaattcaaccctatttaaggatttgctCGACCTAAAGAGAGTATCGTTTGACAGAATTaacacaaattcagattttcttCAATTCTCTGGAGGCAAAAGTGGATGCAGAAGCTCTCCTCtttagtttttagggtttttctgtctgtttcattccattgttcatctagtttctccatgacgatcgggaactaaactttatttgttgttgaggatgatgtaaccttgtgaactctcatgtatttgaattgattttgattatatatgcttctttcattaattgttagggtaattcctcttcgctcaatgcttgttatgtttaactcattcatggcatgatgtatgatttgcat
This Vigna angularis cultivar LongXiaoDou No.4 chromosome 4, ASM1680809v1, whole genome shotgun sequence DNA region includes the following protein-coding sequences:
- the LOC108331119 gene encoding protein RESPONSE TO LOW SULFUR 2 gives rise to the protein MALTMMAAIGIRSGKQEKNMPPAPAENELKKRNEELEKELRESKEREEQMKRDLQSARERLRVAEEAEERLCSQLGELEAEAVYQARDYHAQIVSLMEQLSRAQSLLLRTGASSIPLPSSS